The DNA sequence GTCACTGGCCGGCCTTATTATGACCTTATCTCCTAGCAGCTCGTTGTTCGGCCAGTCCGCAGGGGTCGCGACCTCGTACTTGTCCGCGGTCTGCAGGGCCTTCAACGCCCTGAGTATCTCCTCTATGTTCCTACCTATCTCCTGCGGGTAGTAAAGTATCAGTCTTACGTTGGCGTGTGGATCCACGATGAAGACAGCTCTAACGGTGTTAGTTCCCTTCCCGGGATGTATCAACCCGAGTTTACCGGCAACGGTACCGAGGTCGTCAGCTATAACTGGGAACTCTATCTTCACGCCCAGCTTCTCCTCTATCCACTCGATCCACTTGATGTGACTGAAGACCTGATCTATGCTCAGGCCTATGAGCTCGGTGTTCAGTTTCCTGAACTCGTTGTACTTCCTCTGGAAGGCAATGAACTCAGTGGTGCAGACGGGGGTGAAGTCACCAGGATGGCTGAACAGGATGAACCACTTCCCCTTGTAGTGATCCGGTAGCTTGATCACGCCGTGCGTCGTCTTGACCTCCATCTCGGGAAACCTCTCACCCAGCAGGGGGATCCTACCCACCTCCATGAGATCACCTTAGAACCATAATATTCATGATTTAATAAACTTTCTGTTAGAAAAAGGAACCATATGGTGAAAATGTAGTAAATCATCGCGGAAATTTCAGTAGCATGTGGATTTTTTCAAAATATCTCCAGATCTCACTAAAAATTAAATATATTTTCTCTAATAATAACATAAAAATAACAAAAATATCGAGCGGAAATGCGGGAGCATCTGGTTAATATAGCATCGGTTGATCTCGGGGGGATTGGGATCTCATCGGTAGGGAAGCATGAGTACCTGGTGGAGATGGTTAACATCACGAAGAGATTCCATAACGTGGTAGCTAACGATAGGGTCAACTTCAATCTGAGGGAAGGGGAGGTCCATGCCTTATTGGGGGAGAACGGTGCCGGCAAGACCACTCTGATGAACATACTCTTCGGTCTCTACAGGCCTGATGGCGGGGAGATCTACGTGAGGGGTAAGAGGGTCCAGATAAGGAGCCCCAGGGATGCCATGAGCCTAGGGATCGGGATGGTTCATCAGCACTTCCTCTTCGTCGAGGAACACACCGTCGCGGAGAACCTCGCCTTAAGTTACTCCAGGGGCTTCCTGAACCCTAAGAGGGAAGTGGAGGAAGGTGTTAAGATTATAGAGGAAAAATACGGGATAAAGTTAGATCTAGGGGCATACATATGGCAGCTTTCCCTAGGGGAGCAGCAGAAAGTGGAGATACTCAAGGTACTGCTCTCAGGCGCCGATATACTGATCTTGGACGAGCCCACCTCGGTCCTGACGCCGACTGAGGTCGAAGAACTATTTAATTCTTTAAGGAAAATGAAGTTAAGTGGAAAGGGAATAGTATTCATAACACACAAACTCGATGAGGTTTTCAAAATTGCTGACAGGATCACCGTCATGAGGAACGGTAGCGTGGTGGCCACCGTGAGCACGCGGGACGTGACGGAGGAGGAGCTAGCTAGGATGATGGTGGGCAGGGATCTCCCACCCAGACCGCTGAGATCCGAAACTCGTAGGGGAAATGTGGTCCTCGATGTAAGGGACCTCGTGGTCCTAGGGGATAGGGGGAACGAGAGCGTCAGGGGGGTCTCCTTTCAGGTTAAGAGCGGTGAGATACTGGGGATAGGAGGGGTTGCTGGAAACGGGCAGAGCGAACTAGCTCAGGCCCTAGTTGGACTCAGGAAAGTCAAGAGGGGGAGGATCTTTGTCAATGGAGCTGAAGTAACCAACAGATCCCCCAGGGAGATCTTCAAGCTAGGCGTAGCTTACGTGCCCGAGGAGAGGCTCAAGTACGGGATCATCAGGGATATGAGCATAGCTGAGAACTCGATCCTCAATAGGTATCATGAGAGTCCTTTCAGCTCTAGGTGCATCTTGAACTACCGCGAGATATTTGAGTTCGCCGAGAGGTTGGTTGAGGAGTTCGGTGTAGTGGCTCCATCGATTCACGTACCCGCTAAGAACTTATCGGGAGGTAATATCCAAAGGCTCGTGGTAGGTAGGGAGCTCATCAGAGAGCCCAAGCTGATAATAGCTTCTAATCCAACTCAGGGTCTGGATTTAGCGGCCTCAGAGTACATAAGGAGCCTCCTGATTGCTCATAGGGATAACGGCTCATCTATCCTACTGATCTCAAGCGACTTGGACGAGCTGCTCGAGTTGAGCGATAGGATCGCGATCATGTTCAGGGGGGAGTTCGTCGGCGTCTTCGAGCCCGGGGAGGTGACCGCGGAGCAACTCGGGTTGATGATGTCGGGGGGACTGCGTCTTGAAGTTGGTTAGGAGAGCGGAGGTTAGTAGGAAGCTGGTAGTGGGGATAAGGCTCCTATCCATCATAATAGCTTTCTCCCTGGCATCGCTCCTCCTCCTGCTGCATGAGGTGAATCCGATCGATTTCTACGCCAAACTGCTACTGAACGTGTTCGGTACTAAGGTCGGGGTGACGGAATCCGTGGTGAGGATGATACCACTTCTCCTGATAAGCTCAGGACTGGCTCTCTCATTCAGAGCTGGCTTCTGGAACATAGGGGCTGAGGGGCAGCTGCTAGCTGGAGCTATGCTCGGCTACCTATTAGCATCCAACTTCGGGAGTTCACCTAGCTACTTGCTCATCCCCTCGCTCTTCATCGTGGGCTATCTAGCTGGAGCATCTTGGGGAATTATCCCAGCTTTCCTGAAGGCTAAGCTCAATGTGAACGATGTGCTATCCACCCTAATGTTGTACTACGTCCTTTACTGGGTATTCCAGCACATGATACACGGCCCTTGGAAGGCGGTGGAGACCGTAGGGGGGCTCACCTACGGGGGTTTCGCTCACACCCAAGTGCTGCCTGAGAGCTCGCAGCTCCCAGTGATAGCTGGCACCAGAGTGCACTGGCCGACCCTCTTAATAGCGTTAGCATCCGCCACAGCGGTTTACATCCTCCTGAGGAGGACGACCCTGGGCTTCGAGATAAGGGCCTTCGGTGGGAATCCGGATGCGAGTAAGGCCGCCGGGATAAGCGGTACTAAGGTCCTGCTGCTGGTCGCCTCCATAAGCGGCGGTCTCTCCGGTGTCGCTGGCATAGGGGAACTCTGCGGGATCCAGAAGAGGTTCACACCGGAGTTCCTATCCGGCTACGGGTTCTCAGCGATAATAACGGCTTGGTTGAGTGGAAACAACCCTGCAAATCTGATCATCTCGAACTTCCTCTACGGAGGGCTCTTAGTGGGCGGTAGCTATGCGATGATATCATACAAGCTCCCAATAGGCTTCATAAACATGTTCAACGGTTTGATACTCCTCTCCGTCCTAGTCGGCGAGTTCCTGATAAGGTACGAGTTGAGGAGGGATTGATATGGAGCTTAGCGTCGTGGAGAACATAATCTGGGTAGGTTCTAGGACAGCAATCCCACTCCTGCTCGCGGCTCTAGGTGAGATATACGCTGAGAGGTCTGGGATACTGAACCTAGGCGTAGAGGGCATGATGGCGTTAAGTGCGGCGATATCGTTCATAGTCGCTTTTCAGACTCACAATGCCTGGTTGGGGATCTCGGTTGGGGTACTCTCAGCTATGCTACTCTCCCTGATACATGGGTTCATCAGCATCTCGCTGAGGTCCAACCAGGTGGTCTCGGGGTTAGCTATATCGATGCTGGGACTAGGATTAAGTAGCCTCATCGGAAGGAGGTACGTTGGGGCCCAGCTCCCTCCGGATGTGAGGTTCCTCCCAACGCCCCTGGAACCATTCTACGGAGTCCCGATTATCGGGAAGTTTCTCTTCGATCAAGACCCTATCTTCTACCTGAGCTTACTACTGACGTTCCTACTCTGGTTCCTACTCTCCCGCACTAGATACGGATTGATAATAAGGTCCACGGGAGGAAATCCATCGGCTGTCGATGCCGCGGGCATAAGCGTGGAGAGGGTGAGGTACGCAGCGACCCTGCTAGGAGGGGCTCTCTCGGGTTTAGCCGGCTCCTACCTCTCGACATCATATAACCCGGTCTGGATCGAGGGTATAACGGCGGGTAGAGGATGGATAGCCATCTCCCTAGTGATATTCTCCCTTTGGGACCCTGCTAAAGCGCTCCTAACGTCTCTACTCTTCGGTACAATAGAGGCAGCTAGCTACACACTTCAAGCGCTGGGTTACAGCCAGTGGCTCCTCAGCGCACTACCTTACCTCATGACGCTGGTGATACTCACGCTAGGGTCCTCCAGCAGGTTCAGGAGGAGGGTGGGGGCGCCGCGTTACCTCGGTATTCCATACGAGAGGGAGTGAGGATCGAGCTAGCGAATCAGAACCTGAAGTTTGATGAGAGACGGGCTCTGGTGACTGGTAACGCGTCTCACCTGAGTCATGACTAACCAGGTACCCCTAAACCGCGGTTCGATCGGGGAGGCCAACCCCCCATGAGGCTGAAACAGCCCGGCCTCCCCGGGCCGCCGCCCACGGCGGCCAGCTGAACTTGGGAGTCAGCTTCTTAATAAAATTATCGCTTTGATCTCGGCACCCTTGGTTTAGCTGTGGAGTCCCTTAATCCAAGTTTGTCTTCTCCGTCGCTTGTTGTCCTCTTAGAAGCAAGAAACGTGCTTGTATCCAGGAACACAGTAAGCTCTCATCTGAGAGCTTTTCATCGCTCCTCATCCTCTCACTAGCGCTTTGCCGACCCTTACTTCGAGCCTCTTCCCGCGGATTGGTATGAGTGTACAGCACCTCGTCCCTATCGCACGAATGATTCAATCTCCGCGATAAGGTGTGAACGCGGTCAGATGGTTCTCACCACCTAGCAACTTCCCCTAAGTCCATCGCCGCTCATGGCGAGATCTAAGACGATTTAGTTAAAAATTTTAACTTATGGGGGCCCATAAATTTACAAAAAATTGGGAGTTATGGGCTCTTTACAGAAGAAGATGCGGCCCTGGAGTGGAACCCTATGGGAAAATTTATATATAATGCGATGCAGCTGCGCGTAGCCCCCCATGAGGTGGTGTTATGAGGTCCTACCAGGTAGCAGCCCTAGCTCTCGCGCTCCTGATCGTAGGAGCAGTAGGAGGGTACTTCCTTTTCCCGAGATCGGAGGTCACAGTGACCAAAACGGTTACTCAGACCCTAACTGAGAAGGAGACAGTCACGCCCCCACAGGGGAAGATAAGAGCGGCTTTCATATACGTCGGACCGATAGGGGATTACGGCTGGACACACGCTCATCATCAAGCTAAGGAGCTGATCGATAGGAGGTACGATTGGCTTGAGACGACTCAAGTGGAGTCAGTTGACCCTGCTGCTTCAGCTGGCGTCATGGAGCAGCTGATCTCGCAGGGTTACAACGTCATATTCACCACAAGCTTCGACTTCATGGACCCGACTCTTGAGGAGGCTAGGAAGCATCCTAACGTCATATTCTGGCACTGCTCGGGCTACAAGAGGGCTCCCAATATGGGGACTTACTTCGTTGAGTTCTACCAAGTTTACTACTTGAATGGGCTGATGGCAGGGGCCCTCACTAAGAGCAAGAAGATAGGATACGTTGCGGCTCACCTGATACCCGAGGTCGTGAGACACATAAACGCCTTCGCAATAGGCGTTAAGGAGGTCTGCCCTGACTGTAAGGTCTACGTTAGGGAGATAGGAGCTTGGTTCGATCCGACTAAGGCCAGGCAAGCAGCGGAGGCCTTAATATCCGAGGGAGTGGACATCCTGGCATTTACCGAGGACTCGCCCACCGTGGTGCAAGTGGCTCAGGAGCACTACATGAGGGGTAGGAGGGTGCTCGTGTTCGGTCACTACAGTCCCATGAAGGAGTACGGTAGGGATGTGTGCGTGAGCGGGCAGATCGCGCACTGGGAGGGGATATACGACGATATACTCTCTAAGATATACGCTGGCTCCTACACGAGCAAGAACCTTGAGAACGTTGATTACTGGTGGAAGCTCAAGGAGGGAGCTGCGGAGCTAGGTTGCGCTCATAACGAGCCGATCAACCCCAAGTTCGTGGAGGAACTGAGGTCAGTGAGGGTCAAGGGACAGGTCCAGTTGCCCAACGGGACGGTGCTCAGGGATCCGGATGCTTACACGCTGGTCTTCGCCAGGCTCGCTCAAATGGGTGCTATCTGGACGGGGAAGGGATGGGCCTACGTGAACGATGAGACGTTTGACCCATTCACCGGCCCGATATACGATAACGAGGGTAAGCTGAGGGTCCTCCCGGGCCAGAGGATTGGGCACGATGAACTCTGGTCCATGCAGTGGTGGGTCGATAACGTCGTCGGCCCCCGTCTCGGGGGCTGATCCTTTTCTCTTTTCCTCTAGAACTACTTCAGTAGCTTCCTCATCCACTTGACCCTCTTCATAGGTTCAAAGCCAGCCGCTTCGAAAGCGGCCCTGTACTTACACCAAGTCTGCGTCCTCAAACGCGTAACCCCCATCTCGTAAGCTACTGTTAGGGCCATCTCAGCGGAGTCGAATATCTGACCCAACCCGGATTTCTCAGGACCCCATATCAGAACGTAGAGGTAGTTATCCTCGAAAACAGGCTTGAAGAGACCCATGATGAACTCCCAAAGACCTACCCTAACTTTGAGCACCTTGGGGGGCGGTAAGCCGACCTCCTCCCTCCCCCAGAGGAGCTCCCAGAGGAGGGCCGATGGCCTAGTCTGACCCGCTATCATCTGCGCTGCCACCGGAAACTCCTTCCTCCCCAACTCCTCGACCTTAGGTTGCTCAGGAGCGGGCCTAGGTTGAGCCTCCATCAAGACCTGAGATTCTATCTCAGAGAAGCCCAGGGTTTCGAAGAAAGCGATTGCCTCGTCGTTCGGTATGGTATCGAGGGCATTGAAGCCCATCTCCCTGGCTATCTCGCAGCACTCATCCACGAGCTTCCTACCCACTCCAGCCCTCCTCTCCTCCTCCCTCACCCAGACCATCTGGAGGTAAGCGTGTTCCCCCACCGGGGACCTGAACCTCTCGGGGACCACCTCAGCCTCCCCCACCACTTCCTCATCCTTGAGAGCGACCACTATCCTCCCGCCGACGGAAAGCAAGTTCTCCACGTACCAGCTGAGGACCCTGGGATCTCCCCAGTAACCGCAATCCCTCAACCTCATGCTTAGAGACATCGTCCTCCACTTAGGGCAGTGTATTCGGACTATGTCCTCCAAGAAGCTCGGATTGAACTTAGCTATCCTCAAGAAGTTCCCCCCAAATACCTATCTATACTCAGGAGGGCCTCACTAGCCCCCCTCCTCATCCTGAAGCGCGCGAACCCACTTAAATTGGTTTCCTCTGGG is a window from the Candidatus Korarchaeum sp. genome containing:
- a CDS encoding peroxiredoxin; translation: MEVGRIPLLGERFPEMEVKTTHGVIKLPDHYKGKWFILFSHPGDFTPVCTTEFIAFQRKYNEFRKLNTELIGLSIDQVFSHIKWIEWIEEKLGVKIEFPVIADDLGTVAGKLGLIHPGKGTNTVRAVFIVDPHANVRLILYYPQEIGRNIEEILRALKALQTADKYEVATPADWPNNELLGDKVIIRPASDVVTAKERLEMAKEKMIECYDWWFCYKKP
- a CDS encoding ABC transporter ATP-binding protein, whose protein sequence is MREHLVNIASVDLGGIGISSVGKHEYLVEMVNITKRFHNVVANDRVNFNLREGEVHALLGENGAGKTTLMNILFGLYRPDGGEIYVRGKRVQIRSPRDAMSLGIGMVHQHFLFVEEHTVAENLALSYSRGFLNPKREVEEGVKIIEEKYGIKLDLGAYIWQLSLGEQQKVEILKVLLSGADILILDEPTSVLTPTEVEELFNSLRKMKLSGKGIVFITHKLDEVFKIADRITVMRNGSVVATVSTRDVTEEELARMMVGRDLPPRPLRSETRRGNVVLDVRDLVVLGDRGNESVRGVSFQVKSGEILGIGGVAGNGQSELAQALVGLRKVKRGRIFVNGAEVTNRSPREIFKLGVAYVPEERLKYGIIRDMSIAENSILNRYHESPFSSRCILNYREIFEFAERLVEEFGVVAPSIHVPAKNLSGGNIQRLVVGRELIREPKLIIASNPTQGLDLAASEYIRSLLIAHRDNGSSILLISSDLDELLELSDRIAIMFRGEFVGVFEPGEVTAEQLGLMMSGGLRLEVG
- a CDS encoding ABC transporter permease, producing MKLVRRAEVSRKLVVGIRLLSIIIAFSLASLLLLLHEVNPIDFYAKLLLNVFGTKVGVTESVVRMIPLLLISSGLALSFRAGFWNIGAEGQLLAGAMLGYLLASNFGSSPSYLLIPSLFIVGYLAGASWGIIPAFLKAKLNVNDVLSTLMLYYVLYWVFQHMIHGPWKAVETVGGLTYGGFAHTQVLPESSQLPVIAGTRVHWPTLLIALASATAVYILLRRTTLGFEIRAFGGNPDASKAAGISGTKVLLLVASISGGLSGVAGIGELCGIQKRFTPEFLSGYGFSAIITAWLSGNNPANLIISNFLYGGLLVGGSYAMISYKLPIGFINMFNGLILLSVLVGEFLIRYELRRD
- a CDS encoding ABC transporter permease — translated: MELSVVENIIWVGSRTAIPLLLAALGEIYAERSGILNLGVEGMMALSAAISFIVAFQTHNAWLGISVGVLSAMLLSLIHGFISISLRSNQVVSGLAISMLGLGLSSLIGRRYVGAQLPPDVRFLPTPLEPFYGVPIIGKFLFDQDPIFYLSLLLTFLLWFLLSRTRYGLIIRSTGGNPSAVDAAGISVERVRYAATLLGGALSGLAGSYLSTSYNPVWIEGITAGRGWIAISLVIFSLWDPAKALLTSLLFGTIEAASYTLQALGYSQWLLSALPYLMTLVILTLGSSSRFRRRVGAPRYLGIPYERE
- a CDS encoding BMP family ABC transporter substrate-binding protein; amino-acid sequence: MRSYQVAALALALLIVGAVGGYFLFPRSEVTVTKTVTQTLTEKETVTPPQGKIRAAFIYVGPIGDYGWTHAHHQAKELIDRRYDWLETTQVESVDPAASAGVMEQLISQGYNVIFTTSFDFMDPTLEEARKHPNVIFWHCSGYKRAPNMGTYFVEFYQVYYLNGLMAGALTKSKKIGYVAAHLIPEVVRHINAFAIGVKEVCPDCKVYVREIGAWFDPTKARQAAEALISEGVDILAFTEDSPTVVQVAQEHYMRGRRVLVFGHYSPMKEYGRDVCVSGQIAHWEGIYDDILSKIYAGSYTSKNLENVDYWWKLKEGAAELGCAHNEPINPKFVEELRSVRVKGQVQLPNGTVLRDPDAYTLVFARLAQMGAIWTGKGWAYVNDETFDPFTGPIYDNEGKLRVLPGQRIGHDELWSMQWWVDNVVGPRLGG
- a CDS encoding GNAT family N-acetyltransferase, which codes for MRIAKFNPSFLEDIVRIHCPKWRTMSLSMRLRDCGYWGDPRVLSWYVENLLSVGGRIVVALKDEEVVGEAEVVPERFRSPVGEHAYLQMVWVREEERRAGVGRKLVDECCEIAREMGFNALDTIPNDEAIAFFETLGFSEIESQVLMEAQPRPAPEQPKVEELGRKEFPVAAQMIAGQTRPSALLWELLWGREEVGLPPPKVLKVRVGLWEFIMGLFKPVFEDNYLYVLIWGPEKSGLGQIFDSAEMALTVAYEMGVTRLRTQTWCKYRAAFEAAGFEPMKRVKWMRKLLK